From Streptomyces fungicidicus, one genomic window encodes:
- a CDS encoding TerC/Alx family metal homeostasis membrane protein yields MDVSVTLWVLTILGLSALIAVDFFIGRKPHDVSIKEAGIWTIVWIVLAALFGLGLLVFGGGQPAGEFFAGYITEKSLSVDNLFVFVLIMAKFAVPSQYQQRVLLVGVLVALVLRTIFIAAGAAIIANFSWVFYLFGAFLIWTAWKLIQEARADEEDEEFEENKLLKAAERRFGVADRYHGTKLWIEENGKRVMTPMLVVMLAIGTTDVLFALDSIPAIFGLTQDPYIVFTANAFALMGLRQLYFLIGGLLKKLVHLSYGLSIILGFIGVKLVLHALHESGVHVPEISIPVSLGVICSVLIVTTITSLRASRKQAEAEAGGGPEGNPQKQDIDV; encoded by the coding sequence GTGGATGTTTCCGTGACCCTATGGGTCCTGACGATCTTGGGCCTGAGCGCCCTCATCGCGGTCGACTTCTTCATCGGCCGCAAACCGCACGACGTTTCCATCAAGGAAGCCGGGATCTGGACCATCGTCTGGATCGTCCTGGCCGCGCTCTTCGGGCTCGGCCTGCTGGTCTTCGGCGGTGGCCAGCCCGCCGGTGAGTTCTTCGCCGGCTACATCACCGAGAAGTCGCTGAGCGTCGACAACCTCTTCGTCTTCGTCCTGATCATGGCGAAGTTCGCGGTGCCGTCGCAGTACCAGCAGCGGGTGCTCCTCGTCGGTGTGCTCGTCGCCCTGGTGCTGCGCACGATCTTCATCGCCGCCGGGGCCGCGATCATCGCCAACTTCTCGTGGGTGTTCTACCTCTTCGGCGCCTTCCTGATCTGGACCGCCTGGAAGCTCATCCAGGAGGCCCGGGCCGACGAGGAGGACGAGGAGTTCGAGGAGAACAAGCTGCTCAAGGCCGCCGAGCGCCGCTTCGGCGTGGCCGACCGGTACCACGGCACCAAGCTGTGGATCGAGGAGAACGGCAAGCGGGTCATGACCCCGATGCTCGTCGTGATGCTCGCCATCGGCACCACGGACGTCCTCTTCGCGCTCGACTCGATCCCCGCGATCTTCGGCCTGACGCAGGACCCGTACATCGTGTTCACGGCGAACGCGTTCGCGCTGATGGGCCTCAGGCAGCTGTACTTCCTCATCGGCGGCCTGCTGAAGAAGCTGGTCCACCTGTCCTACGGCCTGTCGATCATCCTGGGCTTCATCGGCGTGAAGCTGGTGCTCCACGCACTGCACGAGTCCGGGGTACACGTTCCCGAGATCAGCATCCCGGTCTCGCTGGGCGTGATCTGCTCGGTCCTGATCGTCACCACGATCACCAGCCTCCGGGCCTCCCGGAAGCAGGCGGAGGCCGAGGCGGGCGGGGGCCCGGAGGGGAACCCCCAGAAGCAGGACATAGACGTCTGA